Proteins found in one Seonamhaeicola sp. S2-3 genomic segment:
- a CDS encoding CPBP family intramembrane glutamic endopeptidase: MKSPNSTQTYNSLSTAFFVVILFVIGTLLNIPFSRELKRLKIEAGNTSVKISNSIATEIIQTGVYGLIIGIIMVFVGLWLSKKAHLGAPVIESFFSKRKTIKLLNVFKELLYFMGLSVVLALVLLLIHKQIRDTFPATSLIERPSKLYYAIVSFSAGITEEIIFRLGLMSFIIALIQRFKKEVKPSTTVVWVGIIITAVFFGLMHLPLSKNFSNLTLVTVSSTMIGNLITGSFFGWVYWKRGLLIAIIVHIVWDLVFHVMGSPYL; the protein is encoded by the coding sequence ATGAAATCACCAAATTCAACCCAAACATATAATAGCCTATCAACAGCTTTTTTTGTAGTTATTTTATTTGTAATTGGTACGCTTCTAAACATTCCCTTTAGCAGAGAATTAAAACGGTTAAAAATAGAGGCAGGTAATACAAGTGTAAAAATATCTAATTCTATAGCTACAGAAATAATACAAACAGGAGTTTATGGACTTATAATAGGTATAATTATGGTTTTTGTTGGTTTATGGTTATCAAAAAAAGCACACTTGGGCGCGCCAGTTATAGAAAGTTTCTTTTCTAAGAGAAAAACTATAAAGCTTTTAAATGTGTTTAAAGAGCTATTGTATTTTATGGGTCTTAGTGTAGTTTTAGCACTAGTATTACTTCTAATTCATAAGCAAATAAGAGATACCTTTCCTGCAACAAGCCTTATAGAAAGACCTTCTAAACTCTATTATGCCATCGTATCATTTTCGGCTGGAATTACAGAAGAAATTATCTTTCGGCTTGGGTTAATGTCTTTTATTATAGCTTTAATTCAACGTTTTAAAAAAGAAGTAAAACCATCAACAACTGTAGTTTGGGTGGGTATAATAATTACGGCGGTATTTTTTGGTTTAATGCATTTGCCACTATCAAAAAACTTTTCAAATCTCACTTTGGTAACAGTGAGTTCTACTATGATAGGAAATCTTATCACAGGGTCTTTCTTTGGTTGGGTGTATTGGAAACGTGGTTTACTAATAGCAATAATTGTACACATTGTTTGGGATTTAGTTTTTCATGTAATGGGCTCACCTTATTTGTAG
- a CDS encoding helix-turn-helix domain-containing protein produces the protein MNTLNSVGSQIRKLREDAQMPLRKLASLLDIDQSTLSKIERDERRANIQLLEEVAKIFNVHKKSLLVNFYSDLISYEIEDEKEYSEILKVAEAKIEYKRTIKSKS, from the coding sequence ATGAATACTTTAAATAGTGTCGGTTCTCAAATAAGAAAACTGCGTGAAGATGCTCAAATGCCTTTAAGAAAACTTGCTTCATTACTTGATATAGACCAGTCTACATTAAGTAAAATAGAGCGTGATGAGAGGAGGGCAAATATACAATTACTTGAAGAGGTCGCAAAGATTTTTAACGTACATAAAAAATCTTTATTGGTAAACTTTTATAGTGATTTAATATCTTATGAAATTGAGGATGAAAAAGAGTATTCTGAAATTTTAAAAGTAGCAGAGGCAAAAATTGAATATAAGCGAACAATTAAATCAAAAAGCTGA
- a CDS encoding serine hydrolase — translation MKTKLIIRLALLIGTIVSMFFVPWILVKAWILPLPNTVQEQVDEAVNHGFEGVIVYVDQAGKEPRYYGAGWHNRELKIHANPHALFKIASISKLYDAVAVTKLVSDGRLSLDKTIADYLPELSSKIENADKITLRLMIQHKSGIPNFTDAPNFWAAPTESFEESIALIEGKPANFEPGEDYEYCNTNYLLINKIMDNVLGYSNFQFKQEEILNPLNLKNTFSSLKQVDINNVMSGYHVGYPHDLKTNDYGMHATLEDVGTFLRALNNGTLFKNKEQEIYASIYEYEHSGWVPGYQSFAKYYKDIDAVVVHFYSTTDPKLLYWNLSEIINNRIYKIIRNQNT, via the coding sequence ATGAAAACTAAACTCATTATAAGGCTAGCATTATTAATTGGTACTATAGTTTCTATGTTTTTTGTACCATGGATTTTGGTAAAAGCATGGATTTTACCACTACCAAACACGGTTCAAGAACAAGTAGATGAAGCTGTAAATCATGGGTTTGAAGGAGTGATTGTATATGTAGATCAGGCAGGGAAAGAGCCACGATATTACGGTGCTGGTTGGCATAATAGAGAATTAAAAATTCATGCTAACCCCCACGCTTTATTTAAAATAGCCAGTATTAGTAAGTTATATGATGCTGTGGCTGTAACCAAATTGGTAAGTGACGGACGTCTTTCTTTAGATAAAACAATAGCCGATTATTTACCAGAACTCTCTAGTAAAATTGAAAATGCAGACAAAATTACTCTAAGATTGATGATACAGCATAAAAGTGGAATTCCCAATTTTACAGATGCTCCAAACTTTTGGGCAGCACCTACAGAATCTTTTGAAGAAAGTATAGCCTTAATTGAAGGGAAACCCGCAAACTTTGAACCTGGTGAAGACTATGAATATTGTAATACCAATTACTTGTTAATTAATAAGATTATGGATAATGTTTTGGGTTATAGCAATTTTCAATTCAAACAAGAAGAAATTTTAAATCCGTTAAACCTTAAAAACACTTTTAGTTCACTTAAGCAAGTTGATATAAACAATGTAATGAGTGGTTACCATGTAGGATACCCGCATGATTTAAAAACAAACGATTACGGTATGCACGCTACGTTAGAAGATGTGGGAACATTCTTGAGAGCATTAAACAACGGAACATTATTTAAAAACAAAGAGCAAGAAATTTATGCTTCTATTTATGAATATGAACATTCTGGTTGGGTTCCAGGATACCAAAGTTTTGCAAAATATTATAAAGATATTGACGCTGTGGTTGTTCATTTTTATAGTACAACAGACCCCAAATTACTCTATTGGAACTTATCAGAAATTATAAATAATAGAATTTATAAGATTATTAGAAACCAGAATACTTAA
- the dcm gene encoding DNA (cytosine-5-)-methyltransferase: MKLYNHISPRLSDLEWEMAKHIPPGGNWQNIPVHLPSKRLEQIRRTGGRTTYYGRLRYDKPSYTITTYFNRLGNSSNLHPEQQRMISIREGARLQSFKDSFIFYGSKTSQYKQIGNAVPTLLARAVAEAIYPHINNKSMIDLFSGAGGMSEGFLMEGFNVIGSNEVEKHYFETYKQNHLTTNNEDSLILGDITDSIIKEKIINSKNKVDKVGLVIGGPPCQGFSYAGWRNPNDTRNQLFKDFVEVVRDVRPEGFVMENVPGILTMRKGEAVKEIISTFEGLGYNVNKPFKLTAEEYGVPQKRKRVFIVGTLSKVKINAPKALFSLKDENLPNPITVKEAIGGLPKIETDSGEFEVESEYKSTSPYESMMMGEIDFKEFYSKCLESLPIAFSNV; this comes from the coding sequence ATGAAGTTATATAATCATATATCACCAAGGTTGAGTGATTTAGAATGGGAAATGGCAAAACACATTCCACCTGGAGGTAATTGGCAAAATATACCAGTTCATTTACCGTCTAAAAGATTAGAACAAATTAGACGTACAGGAGGAAGAACGACATACTACGGTAGATTAAGATATGATAAACCAAGTTATACAATAACTACTTATTTTAATAGATTAGGTAATAGTAGTAATCTTCATCCTGAACAGCAGAGAATGATTTCGATTAGAGAGGGTGCTCGTCTACAATCTTTTAAAGATAGTTTTATTTTTTATGGAAGTAAGACATCCCAGTATAAACAAATAGGAAATGCTGTACCTACGTTACTTGCAAGAGCAGTAGCTGAAGCTATTTACCCTCATATTAACAATAAATCAATGATAGATTTATTTTCAGGTGCTGGCGGTATGTCTGAAGGGTTTCTTATGGAAGGTTTTAATGTGATAGGTTCTAATGAAGTTGAAAAACATTATTTTGAAACATATAAACAAAATCATTTAACAACCAATAATGAAGATTCGTTAATTTTAGGAGATATTACTGATTCTATAATTAAAGAAAAAATTATCAACTCAAAGAATAAAGTGGATAAAGTAGGTCTTGTAATTGGTGGTCCACCTTGTCAAGGTTTTTCATATGCAGGTTGGAGAAATCCCAATGACACAAGAAACCAGTTGTTTAAAGATTTTGTAGAAGTAGTTAGAGATGTTAGACCGGAAGGCTTTGTGATGGAAAATGTTCCAGGTATATTAACTATGAGAAAAGGAGAAGCTGTAAAAGAAATTATTAGCACCTTTGAAGGTTTAGGGTACAATGTAAACAAACCATTTAAGTTGACTGCAGAAGAATATGGTGTTCCTCAAAAGCGAAAAAGAGTTTTTATAGTTGGCACATTAAGTAAAGTAAAAATCAATGCCCCAAAAGCATTATTTTCTTTAAAAGATGAAAATTTACCAAACCCAATTACTGTAAAAGAAGCTATTGGAGGTTTGCCTAAAATTGAAACTGATTCAGGTGAATTTGAAGTAGAAAGTGAATATAAATCAACTTCCCCCTATGAATCTATGATGATGGGAGAAATTGATTTTAAAGAATTTTATTCCAAATGTTTAGAATCTTTACCAATTGCTTTCAGCAATGTCTGA
- a CDS encoding helix-turn-helix domain-containing protein, producing the protein MITKTIQITEVTIDELADKVADKLLFKIEDYLKELSKSKNDELLTRQEVADYLRISLVTIHSWNKHGILNPIRMGNRILYKKQDILEVLEEQSINKKR; encoded by the coding sequence ATGATTACAAAAACAATCCAAATTACAGAAGTCACAATTGATGAATTAGCCGATAAGGTAGCAGATAAATTATTGTTTAAAATAGAAGATTATCTTAAAGAACTATCAAAATCAAAAAATGATGAATTACTAACAAGACAAGAAGTAGCCGATTATTTAAGAATAAGTTTAGTAACAATACATTCTTGGAATAAACACGGTATTTTAAATCCAATTCGTATGGGCAACAGAATCTTATACAAAAAACAAGATATTTTAGAAGTTTTAGAAGAACAGTCAATAAATAAAAAAAGGTAG
- a CDS encoding NAD(P)-dependent alcohol dehydrogenase produces MKAAIYNTYGSPEVIKISSLEKPLPKHNEVLVNIKASSVTRADTMMRQGVPKYGRLFLGIFKPKNRFLGTGFSGVVESVGAQVTKFKIGDAVFGEKLFSNGSNAEYLCIAEDLVIDRKPNNISHIEAAPICDGFLTSYNFLKDIANVKPGQHVLINGASGSLGNAAVQLAKVMGARVTGVCSTKNIDFVLSVGADEVLDYTKVNLNNVTHTYDVIYDTVGKLSYKSVRNLISSGGMFMTPVLSGKILWHMLWNSKKVKFAATGMKNTKALKCLLKDLIHLFEQEKLQTKIEKKYSLLDIRHAHEYLETGRKVGNIVIVNL; encoded by the coding sequence ATGAAAGCAGCAATTTATAACACTTATGGTTCGCCAGAAGTTATCAAGATATCTAGCTTAGAAAAACCATTACCTAAGCATAACGAAGTTTTAGTAAATATTAAGGCATCATCTGTTACCAGAGCAGACACCATGATGCGCCAAGGAGTACCAAAATACGGTAGATTATTTTTAGGCATATTTAAACCTAAAAACAGGTTTTTAGGAACTGGTTTTTCTGGTGTTGTTGAATCTGTGGGAGCCCAAGTAACAAAATTTAAAATAGGCGATGCGGTTTTTGGCGAAAAACTATTTAGCAATGGCTCTAATGCAGAGTATTTATGTATTGCCGAAGATTTGGTTATAGATAGAAAACCCAATAATATTTCTCATATTGAAGCCGCACCAATATGTGATGGGTTTTTAACGTCATACAATTTTTTAAAAGATATTGCCAATGTAAAACCAGGACAACATGTTTTAATTAATGGCGCTTCTGGAAGTTTAGGTAATGCTGCAGTGCAATTAGCAAAGGTAATGGGCGCTAGGGTTACAGGAGTTTGTAGTACAAAGAATATAGATTTTGTGCTGTCTGTGGGAGCCGATGAAGTTTTAGATTATACTAAAGTAAATCTAAATAATGTAACCCATACATATGATGTGATTTATGATACTGTTGGAAAACTATCTTATAAAAGCGTTAGAAATTTAATAAGTTCTGGTGGCATGTTTATGACGCCAGTATTAAGTGGAAAAATACTTTGGCACATGTTATGGAATTCAAAAAAAGTAAAGTTTGCAGCTACAGGCATGAAAAACACTAAAGCATTGAAGTGTTTATTAAAAGATTTAATACATCTTTTTGAACAAGAAAAACTTCAAACAAAAATTGAAAAAAAATATAGCTTATTAGATATAAGACATGCCCATGAGTATCTAGAAACGGGTCGTAAAGTAGGCAATATAGTAATTGTTAATCTATAA
- a CDS encoding helix-turn-helix domain-containing protein has translation MNTSKKNEPKPFFNESKTSLIDGNIAKDEEWLTTEDVMKHLNLSKSSVYRLRVKKLIPAYKLGGTVVYPKSLINKMLLNKALKNLNSGS, from the coding sequence ATGAACACTTCAAAAAAAAATGAACCCAAACCATTTTTTAATGAATCTAAAACCTCACTTATTGATGGTAACATTGCAAAAGACGAAGAATGGCTAACTACAGAAGATGTTATGAAACACCTTAACTTAAGCAAGAGTAGTGTGTACCGTTTAAGGGTAAAAAAGCTTATTCCTGCCTACAAATTAGGTGGCACCGTTGTTTATCCTAAGAGCTTAATTAACAAAATGCTACTTAACAAGGCTTTAAAAAACCTTAATTCTGGCAGTTAG
- a CDS encoding DUF6266 family protein encodes MSKAVNTCHNLDNTFKALYLGGIINPKNYKLMATFEKGILGGFSGKVGNVVGARWRGKNVMRSVPQRGNYVPTEAQLLQRERFKTVVDFLTPIKGILSQYFGKSQGDKSTYNLATSYHLKNALVETPEGFVIDYQKVLISKGDLRDIDSPTVTAAANQVINLSWVDNSGQGNASATDQLVVVFYAPTLQLFQTYEQIASREDESAQVTLPAFLSGIDVQTWATFVSNTNAARSNYLGELTVS; translated from the coding sequence ATGTCAAAAGCGGTCAATACGTGTCATAATTTGGATAATACTTTTAAGGCGTTATATCTTGGGGGCATTATTAACCCCAAAAACTATAAACTTATGGCTACTTTTGAAAAAGGTATTTTAGGAGGCTTTTCTGGTAAAGTGGGCAATGTTGTTGGCGCACGCTGGAGAGGCAAAAATGTTATGCGTAGTGTACCACAACGTGGTAACTATGTTCCAACCGAAGCACAACTATTACAACGCGAGCGTTTTAAAACAGTAGTTGATTTTTTAACACCTATTAAGGGTATATTGAGTCAGTATTTTGGTAAATCACAAGGCGATAAGTCTACGTACAATTTGGCTACGTCGTATCATCTTAAAAATGCCTTGGTAGAGACCCCCGAAGGGTTTGTTATAGATTACCAAAAAGTACTGATTAGCAAAGGCGATTTAAGAGATATAGACTCGCCAACAGTTACGGCTGCAGCTAATCAAGTTATAAACCTAAGTTGGGTGGATAATAGCGGACAAGGTAATGCCAGTGCTACAGACCAGTTGGTGGTGGTGTTTTATGCGCCAACTTTACAGTTGTTTCAAACCTATGAGCAAATTGCTTCTAGAGAAGATGAAAGTGCACAAGTAACTTTACCTGCTTTTCTTTCGGGAATTGATGTGCAAACTTGGGCTACTTTTGTAAGCAATACCAATGCTGCTAGAAGCAATTATTTAGGAGAGCTTACTGTAAGTTAA
- a CDS encoding Eco57I restriction-modification methylase domain-containing protein, with the protein MEKVITFLQDYEKELIVSYILNEYKLSQNENAYSDDTIHLINANLHLTDNTNLAFKAHRGLIGGLINYYTHNKYSIERNAKHFLLQTNENIKKEILKCLKLEDIPHIVEELHIRFLNSQFSYSQGLLKRAKSKHYLKEYGAVYTLKSITNEMVDKTVSNALKNTNLKDLKCLDFASGTGRFYFEAIEILRKKYSLELKDIVCNHLYAVDVDEVALNILKCKVISLFDNIDEDILLGISRNILHRNALIPNTSLLSNSNISFDFSTDFKEVFNIGGFSAIFSNPPYYLLKVNNKKSNVLNGYFTNLKSKIKSEIQFFKTSGVYNYSIEGMLNYYQLSIEMILKLTKEDGEIGIICPSSLFADLTASRLRKFLLNNNTLRFIRYYREASNLFDNVAQSTVIFYLKKGGISDKIKIEHNDDKFKVALKTINKVFDKNQEIPLIDEVGWSILSKLSIHKKIKDYSFIRNKRGELDLTQYKDCILKGEKTDYRLVRGNMIKEDGLVDKNDEFVSIDDFVNRKSKDFIENDLNKSRLICQQISNVDLRKRLKFTFSEPRDILANSCNYINSLRSFDDLKKLHFLLNSELLNWRFKVTSSNNHINNYELDELPILNLEQLDLQSFNGNKYENEIQICKLYGLNESEINYILDKVPNIKLKEIKLLDEVI; encoded by the coding sequence ATGGAGAAAGTAATTACATTTTTACAGGACTATGAAAAGGAGTTAATTGTAAGTTATATTTTAAATGAATATAAGTTATCTCAAAACGAGAATGCTTACAGTGATGATACAATTCATTTAATTAATGCGAATTTGCATTTAACTGATAACACAAATTTAGCCTTTAAAGCTCATAGGGGTTTAATAGGAGGCCTCATTAATTATTATACCCACAACAAATATAGTATTGAACGTAATGCTAAACATTTTTTGTTACAAACAAATGAGAACATAAAGAAAGAAATATTAAAGTGTTTAAAATTAGAAGATATTCCACATATAGTTGAAGAATTACATATTAGGTTTTTAAATTCTCAATTTTCTTATTCTCAAGGCCTATTAAAAAGAGCTAAATCAAAACACTACTTAAAAGAGTATGGTGCTGTTTATACTTTAAAAAGCATTACTAACGAAATGGTTGATAAAACAGTTTCAAATGCTCTTAAAAACACAAATTTAAAAGATTTAAAATGTTTAGACTTTGCAAGTGGTACAGGTAGATTTTATTTTGAAGCTATTGAAATTTTAAGAAAAAAGTATTCATTAGAACTTAAAGATATTGTTTGCAACCATCTCTATGCTGTTGATGTTGATGAGGTGGCTTTAAACATTTTAAAATGTAAGGTTATTTCTTTATTTGATAATATCGATGAAGATATTTTATTAGGTATTTCAAGAAATATATTACATCGCAACGCACTTATACCAAATACATCTTTACTATCTAATTCTAATATATCATTTGATTTTTCAACAGATTTTAAAGAAGTATTTAATATAGGTGGGTTTAGTGCCATTTTTTCAAATCCACCTTATTATTTATTAAAGGTTAACAATAAAAAGAGTAATGTTCTTAATGGTTATTTTACAAATCTCAAGAGTAAAATTAAATCAGAAATTCAATTCTTTAAAACATCTGGTGTTTATAATTATTCAATAGAAGGTATGTTAAACTACTATCAACTTTCTATTGAAATGATTTTAAAATTAACCAAAGAAGACGGAGAAATAGGCATTATTTGTCCATCTTCTTTATTTGCAGATTTAACTGCATCAAGATTAAGAAAGTTTTTATTAAACAATAACACTTTAAGATTCATAAGGTATTACCGAGAAGCATCTAATTTATTTGATAATGTAGCGCAGTCTACGGTTATTTTTTATTTAAAAAAAGGTGGTATTTCAGATAAAATTAAAATTGAACATAACGATGATAAATTTAAGGTAGCTTTAAAAACAATCAACAAAGTGTTTGATAAAAATCAAGAAATACCTCTTATTGATGAGGTTGGTTGGTCTATATTATCTAAATTATCAATTCATAAAAAAATTAAAGATTACTCTTTTATAAGAAATAAAAGAGGAGAACTTGATTTAACCCAATATAAAGATTGTATTTTAAAAGGTGAGAAAACGGATTATCGACTTGTAAGAGGTAATATGATTAAAGAAGATGGTTTAGTTGATAAAAATGATGAATTTGTTTCTATTGATGATTTTGTCAATAGAAAATCTAAAGATTTCATTGAAAACGACTTAAACAAGTCAAGACTTATTTGTCAGCAAATATCAAATGTTGATTTAAGAAAAAGATTGAAGTTTACATTTTCAGAGCCAAGGGATATACTTGCTAATTCTTGTAATTATATTAATTCATTAAGAAGTTTCGATGATTTAAAGAAGTTACATTTTTTACTTAATAGTGAACTTTTAAATTGGAGGTTTAAAGTTACAAGCAGTAATAATCACATAAACAATTATGAATTAGATGAGTTACCAATTTTAAATTTAGAGCAATTAGATTTACAAAGTTTCAATGGTAATAAATATGAAAATGAAATTCAAATTTGTAAGTTATATGGGTTAAATGAGAGTGAAATCAATTACATTTTAGATAAAGTCCCAAATATTAAATTAAAAGAAATTAAATTATTAGATGAAGTTATATAA
- a CDS encoding endonuclease — protein sequence MRLLRLYISLLAVFFSLTVSAQIPTYYSNIDFSQTDDALKNQISTLITTTLTNQLPYTSASTDTWDVIKTADLDPSNNQNVLLLYGYDDLDNTYKTDRTRSKDLNCTSNSCIGLWNREHVFAKSLANPSLDTSYPSAGTDVHNLLASDSQMNSSRNNRVYASGSGNSTITAQGYFYPGDEWKGDIARIIMYMYVRYPNQCLANDVAFSSNSTHPDMPDIFLQWNIEDPVSNFEIQRNNEIALAQGNRNPFIDNPYIATLIWGGTPAADSWQVLALPELYNQESVSIYPTISTNYLNIVSNKTNNYQYTIVDYSGRILLNATVANKVDISRLNTGSYILHLKSNQSESTFRFIKK from the coding sequence ATGCGTTTATTAAGGCTATACATTTCGCTTTTAGCAGTATTTTTTTCATTAACAGTAAGTGCTCAAATACCTACTTATTACAGCAATATAGATTTCTCTCAAACCGATGATGCTCTTAAAAATCAAATAAGTACATTAATAACAACCACACTTACAAACCAATTACCATATACAAGTGCTTCTACAGATACTTGGGATGTTATTAAAACAGCAGATTTAGACCCTTCAAACAATCAAAATGTGCTTTTGCTTTATGGGTATGATGATTTAGATAACACCTATAAAACAGATAGAACACGTAGTAAAGACTTAAATTGTACCTCAAACTCATGTATAGGTTTGTGGAATAGAGAACACGTTTTTGCAAAATCATTAGCAAACCCAAGTTTAGACACTAGTTATCCCAGTGCAGGTACAGATGTACATAATTTACTTGCTTCAGACTCACAAATGAATTCTTCAAGAAATAACAGAGTATATGCATCTGGTAGTGGTAATTCTACAATAACAGCACAAGGTTATTTTTATCCAGGTGATGAATGGAAAGGTGATATTGCACGTATCATTATGTATATGTATGTGCGTTACCCCAATCAATGTTTAGCAAATGATGTTGCATTCAGCTCAAACAGTACACATCCAGATATGCCCGATATTTTTCTTCAATGGAATATAGAAGACCCTGTTTCTAATTTTGAAATACAAAGAAATAATGAAATTGCACTTGCCCAAGGCAACAGAAATCCGTTTATTGATAACCCTTACATAGCTACATTAATATGGGGAGGTACTCCTGCAGCAGATAGTTGGCAAGTACTCGCTTTACCAGAATTATATAATCAGGAATCTGTTTCAATATATCCTACTATTTCTACTAATTATTTAAATATAGTATCTAATAAAACAAATAACTATCAATATACAATTGTAGATTACAGTGGTAGAATATTGCTTAATGCAACTGTAGCCAATAAAGTTGATATTTCCAGATTAAATACAGGTAGTTATATACTACATTTAAAATCTAATCAATCTGAAAGTACTTTTAGGTTCATTAAAAAATAA
- a CDS encoding DUF6266 family protein, producing the protein MGVISQGILGGVSGKVGNVVGASWKGIDYLRIKPSSVANPRTEGQVNQRNKFTVTLEYLQPNLGFIKKGYKSYAVQKTEFNAAMSYVLNNAITGAAPNFTVDYSLALLSRGNLSVALNPATDLATAGQVEFTWDDNSAEGNANATDKAMILVYNPSKKESMYILDGADRTVGSQIITIPSTYAGDTVELFMAFITAEGNTVSNSVYLGSGTAN; encoded by the coding sequence ATGGGTGTTATTTCACAAGGAATCCTGGGCGGTGTATCAGGTAAAGTAGGAAACGTAGTTGGTGCTTCTTGGAAAGGTATTGACTATTTGAGAATTAAGCCTTCAAGTGTGGCAAATCCACGAACAGAAGGTCAAGTTAACCAAAGAAATAAGTTTACTGTTACTTTGGAGTATCTTCAACCGAATTTAGGTTTTATCAAGAAAGGGTATAAATCTTATGCGGTGCAAAAAACAGAGTTTAACGCAGCAATGTCTTATGTGTTGAATAATGCGATTACAGGAGCTGCACCAAACTTTACTGTAGATTATTCTTTAGCTTTATTAAGTAGAGGTAATCTATCTGTAGCATTGAACCCTGCAACAGATTTAGCAACTGCAGGACAAGTAGAATTTACTTGGGATGACAACTCTGCTGAAGGTAATGCCAATGCAACTGATAAAGCAATGATTTTAGTTTACAATCCAAGTAAAAAGGAATCAATGTATATTCTTGATGGTGCTGATAGAACTGTAGGATCTCAAATCATTACAATTCCAAGTACCTATGCAGGTGATACAGTCGAGCTTTTTATGGCATTTATTACTGCTGAAGGTAATACCGTGTCAAACAGCGTTTATTTAGGCTCTGGAACAGCTAATTAA